The genomic DNA TGAGACACAGGTGACGCATGGGCCAAGTCTGGCAGAGCGCCTCGTCGGTTTCCACATGTTTTCGCAGACCTCGGGCACATTCTGGTCCGGATCACCCCCAACGCGCAGCGCGTTTATCCATGATCCGTCGCCATAGCGGGGGCACCAGCGCGATTGCGGCCATCACCGGCAGCGGGCGCGGGAGAAATGGCATCCTGTCGGGGTTCAACTGAAGGCCCGGATAGGGCCGCGATGGCGTCACATGATGATCCGAGTGGCGTGGGGCATTCAGCGTAACCGCCGACGAGAACCAGTGCGGCGCGTTCCATGAATGCTGCGGGCCGACCGGCTCCAACGAGCCATTGTCGCGCCGTTTACGGCGCAAGCCGTAGTGCTGGACATAATCTGACAGGTAGATTTGCAATTGCGCGTACAGGCTGATGGCCAGATAGGCCAGCACGCCGGGCAGACCAAGACCCGTTCCTGTCAACAACAAGACAGCAACCGCACCGCCGATATAGAGCAAATAAGGGTGCCGCCACATCGGGCGATCAGCACGGGTCAACATCGCAGTTTCGGCAGTGAGCCCGGCGCGGAAGCTGCGCGGCCCAGCGCGCAGGGCAAACCGATAGAACCCCATCCCCAATGGCGCGCTGTTGGGATCGCCATCACTGCCCACATGTACATGATGCACCCGCAAATGCGCGCTGGCATGATGACCGATCAGCAGGCTGGTATACATCAATCGCCCCATCAGGCGCAGCGCGCGCGCCGGTTTGTGGATCAGTTCATGGGCGGCGGGGTGCGATATCTGGCCAAAGACCAGTGCCGCCGCCAATCCGATCAGCACCCGCTCCATGATGCCCAGCCCACTGTGCCCCGCAACGGCCCAGACCGACAGGCCCAGAAGAACAAAATGAACCGCCCCCAAGCTCGCAAGCAATGCTGTGCTGCCGGGAAACTCGGCCTCTGGATCGGCGTTGACTGTCTCGCGCGCCATCAGTCGGTCCAGAAAAGCCACCAACACTGTCATGTAGATCAGACCCAGCGCCGCCACAGCACCACCATGAATCACGCCCAGCGCGATCAACACAGCGGGCATCAGTGTCGCAATGGCGAACAGCAGCATATTGGTTGGCTCCTTCTGGCGCGATCAATGGCGCGAATATAGGACACACCTGCAGAAATTCTAACGCCAGAGTATGAACAATCTGACCACGATCCCAACGCTTCTGACGCGGTGAGGGTCGCTTTTAGCATCGCCAGCGCGGTGCCGGATAGATAAAATTGCTGCGAACACATGCATGAGGACCCGATATGGCATTGGATGAGCGCAAAGGCGTCTGGAAATCCGGCAAGGGCAAGGGCCGCCACACCCCGAAAGGGCGGCAGCTGGAGGATGGACCGTGGGCAGAAGTAAAGGCGCTATTGGGTGATACACCCCGCCGCCATGACCTGCTGATCGAATATCTGCATCTTATCCAAGACGAATACGGCCATCTGTCTGCTGCGCATCTGCGCGCGCTGGCCGAGGAAATGCGTCTCTCCATGGCCGAAATCTATGAGGTTGCCACGTTCTATGCTCATTTCGACGTGGTCAAGGAAGGCGAGACACCACCGCCCGCGCTAACGATCCGGGTGTGCGATTCGCTATCATGCGAGATGGCCGGCGCGCAGGCGCTTAAATCCGCACTGGAGGACGGGCTTGACCCGTCCGAAGTGCGCGTGTTGCGCGCACCGTGCATGGGCCGCTGCGACACGGCGCCGGTTCTGGAGATCGGGCATAACCACATCGACCACGCTACGCCGGAGAAAGTGCACGCTGCCATCGCCGCGAACGATACACACGCGCACCTGCCAGAGTACGAGACACTGGCCGCCTACCGTGCGGAGGGTGGCTATGCCAAGCTGAGCGAGCTGCGCGAGGGCGGTAATTTCGAGGCAGTGCAAGCCGAGCTACTGGATGCCGGTCTGCGAGGACTAGGCGGGGCCGGGTTTCCGTCAGGTAAAAAATGGGGATTTGTACGCGCCGCCCCCGGACCACGATATCTGGCCGTTAATGGCGACGAGGGCGAGCCGGGCACGTTCAAGGACCGCTATTATCTGGAACGTGTGCCGCATCTTTTCCTTGAGGGTATGCTGATCGCCGCATGGGCGGTCGAGGCTGACACCTGTTTCATCTACATGCGCGATGAATATCCTGCCGTACTGGGCATTCTGGCCACCGAGATCGCCGCACTTGAGGCGGCCGGTATCGTGCAACCCGGATATATCGAACTGCGGCGCGGGGCCGGGGCCTATATCTGTGGCGAAGAGAGCGCGATGATCGAAAGCATCGAGGGAAAGCGCGGAATGCCGCGCCACCGTCCGCCATTCGTCGCGCAGGTCGGCATTTTTGATCGCCCGACGCTGGTGAACAATGTCGAAACGCTGCACTGGGTTACGCGTATTCTGCGCGAAGGTGGCGCAATTCTGTCTGCGATTGAGAAGAATGGGCGCAAAGGGTTGCGGTCCTATTCGGTGTCGGGTCGCGTGGCTAATCCCGGCGTACACCTGTTGCCCGCCGGATCAACCATCACTGATATTATCGAGGCCAGCGGCGGGATGTTGGATGGCCACACGTTCAAGGCGTATCAGCCGGGCGGGCCATCGTCCGGGCTGCTGCCAGCATCAATGGATGATATCCCGCTGGATTTCGACACGTTGCAACCGCATGGCACATTTATCGGTTCTGCCGCTGTGGTGGTTCTGTCGGATCAGGATTCGGCACGCGCTGCCGCGCTCAACATGTTGCGGTTTTTCGAGGATGAAAGCTGTGGTCAGTGTACGCCATGCCGGGTCGGCTGTGAAAAGGCGGTCAAACTGATG from Roseovarius pelagicus includes the following:
- a CDS encoding alkane 1-monooxygenase; translation: MLLFAIATLMPAVLIALGVIHGGAVAALGLIYMTVLVAFLDRLMARETVNADPEAEFPGSTALLASLGAVHFVLLGLSVWAVAGHSGLGIMERVLIGLAAALVFGQISHPAAHELIHKPARALRLMGRLMYTSLLIGHHASAHLRVHHVHVGSDGDPNSAPLGMGFYRFALRAGPRSFRAGLTAETAMLTRADRPMWRHPYLLYIGGAVAVLLLTGTGLGLPGVLAYLAISLYAQLQIYLSDYVQHYGLRRKRRDNGSLEPVGPQHSWNAPHWFSSAVTLNAPRHSDHHVTPSRPYPGLQLNPDRMPFLPRPLPVMAAIALVPPLWRRIMDKRAARWG
- a CDS encoding NAD(P)H-dependent oxidoreductase subunit E encodes the protein MALDERKGVWKSGKGKGRHTPKGRQLEDGPWAEVKALLGDTPRRHDLLIEYLHLIQDEYGHLSAAHLRALAEEMRLSMAEIYEVATFYAHFDVVKEGETPPPALTIRVCDSLSCEMAGAQALKSALEDGLDPSEVRVLRAPCMGRCDTAPVLEIGHNHIDHATPEKVHAAIAANDTHAHLPEYETLAAYRAEGGYAKLSELREGGNFEAVQAELLDAGLRGLGGAGFPSGKKWGFVRAAPGPRYLAVNGDEGEPGTFKDRYYLERVPHLFLEGMLIAAWAVEADTCFIYMRDEYPAVLGILATEIAALEAAGIVQPGYIELRRGAGAYICGEESAMIESIEGKRGMPRHRPPFVAQVGIFDRPTLVNNVETLHWVTRILREGGAILSAIEKNGRKGLRSYSVSGRVANPGVHLLPAGSTITDIIEASGGMLDGHTFKAYQPGGPSSGLLPASMDDIPLDFDTLQPHGTFIGSAAVVVLSDQDSARAAALNMLRFFEDESCGQCTPCRVGCEKAVKLMQADRWDQPLLEELCAAMGDASICGLGQAAPNPIRSAIKYFPDEV